In Oryza sativa Japonica Group chromosome 2, ASM3414082v1, the following are encoded in one genomic region:
- the LOC4330987 gene encoding nudix hydrolase 3, protein MAAEPEERLDVLTAGGEKTGASKARSEVHRDGDYHRAVHVWIYSESTGELLLQRRADCKDTWPGQWDISSAGHISAGDSSLSSAQRELDEELGIKLPSDAFELLFVFLQECVINNGTYTNNEYNDVYLVTTLTPIPLEAFTLQESEVSAVRYMHLDEYKSCLAKESGEYVPYDVNGTYGQLFSIIEERYKDNIESRSLTLQKQINRYAPIHLEPELTSLSEGDREALGYILKASIVIDDIFYEQVWNSNCTLRDWLKARANYSSFDKLKWLYYSINKSPWSCLDENKAFLSTADSAVKLLTDATKSVSGWKGIEYRAAFPRDNPPGANFYPPDMDKMEFELWKNGLPEKEQKYATGFFTVIKRHDALLPSILAQSDGSNQTKTSDDLFVVPYSEEYKSSLEKAAELLHKASECSDSPSLKNLLKTKANAFLSNDYYESDIAWMELDSNLDVTIGPYETYEDGLFSYKATFEAFVGVRDDIATSQVKLFGDQLRDLEKHLPLDNIYKSDNVSAAPIRVINLLYNSGDVKGPQTIAFNLPNDERIVNERGTSMVMLKNISEAKFKHILKPIANACIREEQEDYVDFEPYYTHIVCHECCHGIGPHSITLPTGKRSTVRMELQEFHSALEEAKADIVGLWALNFLIKKGLLPKSLSESMYVSFLAGCFRSIRFGLEEAHGKGQALQFNWLYEKGAFVLHSDGKFSVDFTKVEDAVESLSREILTIQAKGDKPAAQSLLQSHASLTQPLRVALDKIEHMQVPVDITPIFGTANKLLANDQ, encoded by the exons ATGGCCGCGGAGCCGGAGGAGCGCCTCGACGtcctcaccgccggcggcgagaagacAGGCGCCTCCAAGGCCAG GTCGGAGGTGCACAGGGACGGCGACTACCACCGGGCGGTGCACGTGTGGATCTACAGCGAGAGCACCGgggagctgctgctgcagcgccGCGCGGACTGCAAGGACACGTGGCCCGGCCAGTGGGACATCTCCAGCGCCGGCCACATCTCCGCCGGcgactcctctctctcctccgcgcA GCGGGAGCTCGATGAAGAACTAGGCATCAAACTTCCATCTGATGCTTTCGAGCTGttatttgtttttcttcagGAATG TGTTATCAACAATGGCACATACACCAACAATGAGTACAATGATGTTTATCTTGTGACTACTTTAACTCCAATTCCACTTGAGGCATTCACTCTCCAA GAAAGTGAAGTATCTGCGGTTAGGTATATGCATCTTGACGAGTACAAGAGCTGCCTTGCAAAAGAAAGCGGAGAATATGTGCCTTACGATGTGAATGGGACATATGGCCAACTATTTAGTATTATTGAAGAAAG GTACAAAGACAATATCGAATCCCGCAGTTTAACCTTGCAAAAGCAAATCAACCGTTATGCTCCCATCCATTTGGAACCAGAG TTGACTAGTCTATCAGAAGGAGACAGGGAAGCCTTGGGATATATTCTTAAAGCATCAATAGTTATTGATGACATCTTTTATGAGCAG GTTTGGAATAGCAACTGCACGCTGAGAGACTGGCTGAAAGCACGTGCTAACTACTCTTCTTTTGATAAGTTGAAGTGGTTGTATTATTCCATTAATAAGAGTCCATG GTCCTGCCTTGATGAAAATAAGGCTTTTCTATCGACTGCAGATTCTGCTGTGAAATTACTCACAGATGCCACCAAATCAGTTTCAGGATGGAAGGGGATTGAGTATCGTGCTGCATTTCCTCGAGATAATCCTCCCGGGGCAAACTTTTATCCTCCTGATATGGACAAAATG GAGTTTGAATTATGGAAAAATGGACTGCCTGAAAAGGAGCAAAAATATGCAACTGGATTTTTTACTGTCATAAAACGGCATGATGCCTTGTTGCCTTCAATACTAGCGCAGTCAGATGGATCAAATCAAACCAAGACATCAGATGATCTTTTCGTTGTTCCATACTCTGAGGAGTACAAATCATCCCTTGAGAAAGCTGCTGAGCTTCTTCATAAAGCATCTGAATGTTCTGATTCTCCAAG CCTCAAGAATTTGCTCAAAACCAAGGCAAATGCTTTCCTTTCAAATGATTACTATGAATCTGATATAGCTTGGATGGAGCTG GACTCCAACTTGGATGTCACTATTGGCCCATACGAGACATATGAAGATGGTCTTTTTAGTTATAAG GCAACCTTTGAAGCATTTGTTGGTGTACGGGATGACATTGCCACTTCTCAAGTTAAACTCTTCGGTGATCAACTCCGG GATTTAGAGAAGCATCTTCCACTGGACAACATTTACAAATCCGACAATGTATCTGCTGCTCCAATTCGCGTTATCAATCTTCTGTACAACTCTGGG GATGTGAAAGGCCCACAAACTATTGCTTTTAATTTGCCCAATGATGAGCGGATTGTGAATGAACGAGGGACCTCGATGGTTATGCTTAAGAACATTTCAGAAGCTAA GTTTAAGCATATCTTAAAGCCTATAGCTAATGCTTGCATCAGAGAGGAACAGGAAGATTATGTTGATTTTGAGCCTTATTATACACATATTGTTTGCCATGAATGCTGCCATGGAATTGGTCCTCATTCCATAACCCTTCCAACTGGTAAAAGATCAACAGTTAGAATG GAACTTCAAGAATTTCATTCAGCATTGGAGGAGGCCAAAGCTGATATAGTTGGTCTATGGGCACTGAATTTTCTTATTAAAAAG GGTTTACTTCCTAAGAGCCTATCAGAATCCATGTATGTCTCATTCCTGGCTGGATGCTTCCGATCGATCCGCTTTGGACTAGAAGAAGCTCATGG AAAAGGGCAAGCTTTGCAGTTTAACTGGTTGTATGAGAAAGGGGCTTTTGTCTTGCATTCTGATGGAAAATTCTCAGTTGATTTCACAAAg GTTGAGGACGCTGTCGAGAGTCTCAGTAGAGAGATCCTGACAATACAAGCAAAGGGCGATAAGCCTGCTGCCCAGTCTCTTCTGCAGTCCCATGCAAGCTTGACGCAACCACTGCGTGTGGCGCTGGACAAAATAGAACACATGCAG GTGCCTGTTGATATCACTCCTATATTCGGCACAGCAAATAAGCTGCTTGCAAACGATCAGTAG
- the LOC4330988 gene encoding uncharacterized protein — MGWVDLYRGILFCDVLSGGDHPTLVGVPLPLPRRLVDRGAEVEGCPKANRGIAVLDGCLRMVELEVHGEILPTRDPETGHLDREIKNWELYMYTNSKITGAWEDWQLVHGVEASQINIDQAIHDSLLQPGLLRDKMQDGKERKLHNLLTSQPALSLDGEGVVYLLTKAKFMQRQAWVLAVDVKGNKILGLAEFGTDTYLGLSLAYCPSRISSYMDAWTVQTISYILVLYKFLVL; from the coding sequence ATGGGCTGGGTCGATCTCTATCGCGGCATCCTGTTCTGCGACGTGCTAAGCGGCGGCGATCATCCCACGCTCGTTGGTGTTCCATTGCCGCTGCCAAGGAGATTGGTCGATCGCGGCGCGGAAGTCGAAGGATGCCCTAAGGCCAATAGGGGTATTGCTGTTCTTGATGGTTGCCTCAGGATGGTCGAATTGGAAGTTCATGGCGAGATACTTCCTACGCGTGACCCTGAAACTGGGCACCTTGATCGTGAGATCAAGAACTGGGAGCTCTACATGTATACCAACAGCAAGATCACCGGTGCTTGGGAGGATTGGCAATTGGTGCACGGAGTTGAAGCTTCTCAAATCAATATCGACCAAGCGATTCATGACAGCTTACTGCAACCGGGATTGCTGCGTGATAAAATGCAGGATGGCAAGGAGAGGAAATTGCACAACCTCCTCACATCTCAACCTGCTCTCAGCCTGGATGGTGAAGGTGTTGTTTACTTGCTGACAAAGGCCAAATTCATGCAACGTCAGGCTTGGGTTCTTGCTGTTGATGTTAAGGGCAACAAAATACTAGGATTAGCTGAGTTTGGCACTGACACATACTTGGGTTTGTCCCTCGCGTATTGTCCTAGTAGGATCTCCAGTTACATGGATGCATGGACTGTCCAGACAATTAGTTATATTTTAGTACTATATAAGTTCCTAGTCCTATGA
- the LOC4330989 gene encoding F-box/FBD/LRR-repeat protein At3g52680, translated as MNRKGSDRLSKLPDDILLNILDRLHVRDAARTSVLSRRWRHLPSMLSQLVIDFVHFMPNGASMLSDDVLVWTNAAVVEATKSILERRNPDEYTIHLLRMLFYLNEGDCISIGQTVGHAMTTQKVEMAEFTIIVEKLPTRCTDDDLIDYGRRFMSFFDACPTAFGGLTRLIIGNLRFGESDIHNVLKTCQNLQYLRLFNCDSGNLTVLQLEHPQLNVLNIASCRFESIKLNCLPKLAQLMVEGWLSFQDPLTFGYVPSLEAVRLAGVGLKRHKLVKLSKILGKISVRDLRLNFKSEKIWVQPELPQKLASVFYKLRLVNLFRVPEGCDLTWTMFILEAAPFLKELRMTVWDHWCNMEKDEEMRASLYSSNKSVEWESSAEDFKHHNLSVLTIFCFQSEDFLVAFIKRIMEVAVNLEDVFLYNMLSCDTCKDIRRPCKFPRTKRQMCSLKKRINEGNSFAKFHFLTSVTADHVPISEYP; from the exons ATGAACCGC AAAGGCAGTGACAGGCTAAGCAAGTTACCTGATGATATTCTGCTTAACATCCTTGACCGGCTCCATGTCCGCGATGCTGCAAGAACCAGTGTCCTCTCCAGACGGTGGAGGCATCTCCCTTCTATGCTTTCTCAATTGGTTATAGACTTTGTTCACTTCATGCCTAATGGTGCATCCATGTTATCTGATGATGTGTTGGTCTGGACCAATGCCGCTGTTGTTGAAGCAACGAAGAGCATCTTGGAACGCAGGAATCCAGATGAATATACCATCCACCTCTTGCGCATGCTGTTCTACCTGAATGAAGGTGACTGTATCTCAATTGGACAAACTGTTGGACATGCCATGACAACACAAAAGGTTGAGATGGCCGAATTCACAATTATAGTGGAGAAGCTACCCACCCGTTGCACTGATGATGATTTGATCGATTACGGGAGACGATTCATGTCATTTTTCGATGCTTGCCCAACTGCATTTGGTGGTCTCACACGCCTCATAATAGGGAATCTAAGATTTGGTGAATCGGACATCCACAACGTCCTCAAGACCTGTCAGAATTTACAGTATTTGCGTTTGTTCAACTGCGATTCAGGAAATTTGACCGTGCTGCAACTTGAACATCCACAGCTCAATGTGCTCAATATTGCCAGCTGCCGTTTTGAAAGCATCAAGCTCAACTGCTTGCCGAAACTAGCACAATTGATGGTTGAGGGTTGGCTATCTTTCCAAGATCCCCTGACTTTTGGTTATGTGCCCTCACTCGAGGCGGTACGGCTTGCAGGTGTTGGTCTTAAAAGGCACAAGTTGGTCAAGCTAAGTAAGATCCTTGGAAAGATCTCTGTAAGAGATCTACGTTTGAATTTTAAGAGTGAAAAG aTTTGGGTTCAACCAGAATTACCACAAAAACTGGCATCTGTTTTCTACAAATTAAGGCTTGTGAATCTGTTTCGTGTTCCTGAAGGATGTGATCTCACATGGACAATGTTCATTCTCGAAGCAGCGCCTTTCCTGAAGGAGCTACGCATGACG GTATGGGATCATTGGTGTAACATGGAAAAGGACGAGGAGATGAGGGCGTCTTTGTACAGCTCGAACAAGAGTGTAGAGTGGGAATCTTCTGCTGAGGATTTCAAGCACCACAACCTGTCCGTTCTCACCATCTTCTGCTTCCAATCTGAAGACTTCTTGGTTGCGTTTATCAAGCGTATCATGGAAGTGGCCGTGAATCTGGAGGATGTGTTCCTGTACAACATGCTGTCGTGTGACACGTGTAAGGACATCCGAAGGCCGTGTAAGTTCCCACGGACGAAGAGGCAGATGTGTTCACTGAAGAAGAGGATCAACGAGGGGAACTCGTTTGCCAAATTTCACTTCTTGACCTCAGTAACGGCTGATCATGTTCCAATATCTGAGTACCCGTAG
- the LOC4330990 gene encoding probable steroid-binding protein 3, which produces MAAELTAAQLRAYDGSDPSKPIYVSVRGKVYDVTSGRGFYGPGGAYAVFAGREASRALGKMSKDDADVSGDLSGLSDKELGVLADWETKFQAKYPVVARLTE; this is translated from the coding sequence atggcggcggagctgACGGCGGCGCAGCTGCGGGCGTACGACGGGAGCGACCCATCGAAGCCGATCTACGTCTCCGTCCGCGGCAAGGTCTACGACGTCACCTCCGGCCGCGGCTTCTACGGCCCCGGCGGCGCCTACGCCGTCTTCGCCGGCCGCGAGGCCAGCCGCGCGCTCGGCAAGATGTCCAAGGACGACGCCGACGTCTCCGGCGACCTCTCCGGCCTCTCCGACAAGGAGCTCGGCGTCCTCGCCGACTGGGAGACCAAGTTCCAGGCCAAGTACCCCGTCGTCGCCCGCCTCaccgaatga